In Clupea harengus chromosome 1, Ch_v2.0.2, whole genome shotgun sequence, one DNA window encodes the following:
- the lrrc59 gene encoding LOW QUALITY PROTEIN: leucine-rich repeat-containing protein 59 (The sequence of the model RefSeq protein was modified relative to this genomic sequence to represent the inferred CDS: inserted 1 base in 1 codon), which produces MRVKAKFENIRDKIDGNEVDLSLCNLTDVPVRELAAYPKATSLDLSCNNLITLTPEFCSLSHLVRIDLSKNQLSSLPEELGRLTSLNHLDLFQNKLNTLPVSFSQLRSLKWLDLKDNPLEPALAKAAGDCLDDKQCRQCAVAVLQYMRVLQEEXDRLSEKRLLRLRELELKREAKQKEREAKEKEVRKREKAEEKERKRKEYEAQQAALAAQEQQRKKREEKKKRAATAADKKKVESAAAASSGWSVSSVLLRLLLLLLLGVGGSVAACHLSALREEEVCAPLRLLLQGALQWAQSQELLQPLLQKLSALTAASPTL; this is translated from the exons ATGAGAGTGAAAGCCAAATTTGAAAATATTCGAGACAAAATTGACGGCAATGAGGTGGACCTCAGTCTGTGCAACCTCACAGATGTGCCCGTTCGAGAGCTG GCTGCGTATCCCAAAGCCACGTCACTGGATCTGTCCTGCAACAATCTGATCACACTAaca CCCGAGTTCTGCAGCCTGAGCCATCTGGTGCGGATTGACCTGAGCAAAAACCAGCTGAGTAGCCTGCCGGAGGAGCTGGGCCGCCTCACCAGCCTCAACCATCTGGACCTGTTCCAGAACAAACTCAACACACTGCCCGTCAGCTTCTCACAGCTCAGG agtctgAAATGGCTGGACTTAAAGGACAACCCTCTGGAGCCAGCGTTGGCCAAAGCAGCTGGTGACTGTTTGGATGACAAACAGTGCAGGCAATGTGCTGTCgca gtactgCAGTACATGAGGgtcctgcaggagg gagacagactgAGTGAGAAGCGTCTGCTCAGACTGAGAG AGCTGGAGCTGAAGCGCGAGGCCAAGCAGAAGGAGCGGGAGGCCAAAGAGAAGGAGGTGCGGAAGCgagagaaggcagaggagaaggagaggaagaggaaggagtaCGAGGCTCAGCAGGCTGCTCTGGCTGCCCAGGAacagcagaggaagaagagggaggagaagaagaagagagccGCCACCGCTGCAG ATAAGAAGAAGGTGGAGTCTGCGGCGGCGGCGAGTTCTGGTTGGTCGGTGTCGTCTGTGCTGCTccgcctcctgctcctgctgctgctgggggtggGCGGGTCTGTGGCGGCGTGCCATCTGAGCGCgctcagagaggaggaggtgtgtgcacCGCTCCGGTTGCTCCTGCAGGGGGCACTGCAGTGGGCTCAGAGCCAGGAGCTGCTCCAGCCCCTCCTCCAGAAACTCTCCGCCCTCACCGCCGCCAGCCCGACCCTCTGA
- the LOC105907481 gene encoding 5-hydroxytryptamine receptor 3A-like produces MVLEGKRFKQRLPGEAGSDPECLDPLENVASFSVVPRCLRYEDVSATKVCSEQDVVDHLNLTSNRDRLTLTRPVQDWTTPTVVSLDVFIYTILSVFWENELISWDPADFCGIQEVTIPRELLWKPDLIIYETMEKNEASGSPYLMVRHDGRVIMDNNLKLVSTCSIDIHKFPFDTQNCNLTFSSSIYTDQEIQLVPLSNSSLVTKNSREIMLTHGEWEFMNVSVHTVKVAYQDQGTWDQVVYTITIRRVPLLQVLTFIMPILFFLSLDLASFFMPDTRGDKLCFKVTVLLAMSVLLLILNDTFPSKPSKTPLMAVYVIVVFAFMLLSLLETILVVYLMERASTPRGSRAGRGSRGSRAPSSEGLHLSRDAGMHHITSHHIINHCTYTEKWTDLRQTQTDTNTGTKTDSDTAKHVEPNNSMG; encoded by the exons ATGTCTCCGCtacgaag ATGTCTCCGCCACGAAGGTGTGCAGCGAGCAGGACGTGGTGGATCATCTGAACCTGACCAGCAACAGAGACAGGCTGACCTTGACGCGGCCAGTGCAAGACTGGACCACACCCACAGTCGTGAGCCTGGACGTGTTCATCTACACCATCCTGtctgtg TTTTGGGAGAATGAGTTGATCTCCTGGGATCCTGCGGATTTCTGTGGGATCCAGGAGGTGACTATTCCCAGGGAGCTGCTGTGGAAGCCCGACCTGATCATCTACGAGAC GATGGAGAAGAACGAGGCCAGTGGAAGTCCGTACCTGATGGTGAGACACGACGGCAGGGTCATTATGGACAACAACCTGAAGCTGGTGTCCACCTGTTCCATCGATATCCACAAGTTTCCGTTTGACACCCAGAATTGCAACCTCACTTTCTCCTCATCCATTTACACAG ACCAGGAGATCCAGTTGGTCCCCCTGTCCAACTCATCTCTCGTGACGAAGAACTCACGGGAAATCATGCTGACCCACGGGGAGTGGGAGTTCATGAACGTCTCTGTGCACACAGTCAAAGTTGCCTACCAAGATCAGGGGACCTGGGACCAAGTAGTCTACACG ATCACCATCAGGAGGGTTCCTCTGCTGCAGGTGCTGACCTTCATCATGCccatcctcttcttcctcagcctGGACCTGGCGTCCTTCTTCATGCCCGACACGCGGGGGGATAAGCTGTGCTTTAAGGTCACTGTGCTGCTGGCCATGTCTGTCTTACTCCTCATCCTCAATGACACCTTTCCCTCCAAACCCAGCAAAACGCCACTAAtgg CTGTGTACGTGATAGTGGTGTTTGCCTTCATGCTGCTGAGCCTGCTGGAGACTATCCTGGTGGTGTACCTGATGGAGAGGGCCTCCACCCCCCGGGGGAGCAGGGCAGGCAGGGGCAGCAGGGGCAGCAGAGCCCCCAGCTCAGAGGGGCTCCACCTAAGCAGAGACGCCGGTATGCATCACATCACGTCACATCACATCATAAACCATTGCACTTACACAGAGAAGTGGACAGACttaaggcaaacacaaacagatacaaatacaggtACAAAGACAGATTCAGACACAGCTAAGCATGTTGAACCTAATAACAGCATGGGATAA